A single Pseudodesulfovibrio aespoeensis Aspo-2 DNA region contains:
- a CDS encoding PAS domain-containing sensor histidine kinase, whose product MNLQNYYDTVMQLSHGIVVTFDLDGSVIHGNAELEKLTGYSIKELAGRDWFETFIAEDKRAAARKAVANSLRNQAISTTAGTIRTRSGAKVYIDWHLKSLSDSTGEVISILCVGQDVTDHMVRQKGLLHERTTLLERNKELSCLYHISLLMVDMHQELDVILSRVVTLLPLGFQQPKKTHVALTVDDLRLETPGYRDTGNSLSEPIMVNKDRRGTLTVSMEDDHARRARSTEFIEDETDLLATVAQQIALIVAKREERKARQSLEQQLRQADRLAKIGQFSAGLAHEINEPLANILGFAQLALQAKSLSDQVVNDLKNIVDSSLHAREIIRKVMFFSRQMPPQFVLTDLNQTIRQALRITEVGAKRNNIEVVCELDENLPRVMADPQHITQVVVNLVANAIQAMEKGGVLTVKTINYNDDAYIVIEDTGPGIPPEELKQIFNPFYTTKDVDKGTGLGLSVVHGIVKAHEGFIQVDSTPGKGTRFEVAFPCSRTNGEQ is encoded by the coding sequence ATGAACCTTCAGAACTACTACGACACGGTCATGCAGCTGAGCCACGGCATCGTGGTGACCTTTGACCTTGACGGAAGCGTTATCCATGGCAATGCCGAACTGGAAAAGCTGACCGGCTATTCCATCAAGGAGCTGGCGGGCCGGGACTGGTTCGAGACCTTCATCGCCGAGGACAAGCGGGCCGCAGCAAGGAAGGCAGTCGCAAACTCCCTGCGCAACCAGGCCATTTCCACCACGGCAGGCACCATCCGCACCAGAAGCGGAGCCAAGGTCTACATCGACTGGCACCTCAAGTCCCTGTCCGATTCGACCGGCGAGGTCATCAGCATCCTGTGCGTGGGCCAGGACGTGACAGACCACATGGTGCGCCAGAAGGGGCTGCTCCATGAGCGCACCACCCTGCTTGAGCGCAACAAGGAGCTGAGCTGCCTGTACCACATCAGCCTGCTCATGGTGGACATGCACCAGGAGCTCGATGTCATCCTGAGCAGGGTCGTCACCCTGCTCCCCCTTGGGTTCCAGCAGCCCAAAAAGACGCATGTGGCCCTGACCGTGGACGACCTCAGGCTGGAGACACCGGGATACCGCGACACCGGCAACTCCCTCTCCGAGCCGATCATGGTCAACAAGGACAGGCGGGGCACGCTGACCGTCTCCATGGAGGACGACCACGCCAGAAGGGCCAGGAGCACGGAATTTATCGAGGACGAGACCGACCTGCTGGCAACCGTGGCGCAGCAGATCGCGCTGATCGTGGCCAAGCGGGAGGAGCGCAAGGCCAGACAATCCCTGGAACAGCAGCTCCGCCAGGCCGACCGGCTGGCCAAGATCGGCCAGTTTTCCGCTGGGCTGGCCCACGAGATCAACGAACCCCTGGCCAACATCCTCGGCTTTGCCCAGCTGGCACTCCAGGCCAAAAGCCTTTCCGATCAGGTGGTCAACGACCTGAAAAACATCGTTGATTCCTCGCTGCACGCGCGCGAGATCATCCGCAAGGTCATGTTCTTCAGCCGCCAGATGCCGCCCCAGTTCGTCCTGACCGACCTGAACCAGACCATCCGGCAGGCCCTGCGCATCACCGAGGTCGGGGCCAAGCGCAACAACATCGAGGTCGTCTGCGAGCTGGACGAAAACCTGCCGCGCGTCATGGCCGACCCCCAGCACATCACCCAGGTGGTGGTCAACCTCGTGGCCAACGCCATCCAGGCCATGGAAAAAGGCGGGGTGCTGACGGTCAAGACCATCAACTACAACGACGACGCCTACATCGTCATCGAGGACACCGGCCCCGGCATCCCCCCCGAGGAGCTCAAACAAATATTCAACCCCTTCTACACCACCAAGGACGTGGACAAGGGCACCGGGCTCGGGCTCTCTGTGGTGCATGGCATCGTCAAGGCGCACGAGGGGTTCATCCAGGTCGACAGCACTCCTGGCAAGGGCACGCGATTTGAGGTAGCCTTTCCCTGCAGCCGAACCAATGGAGAGCAGTGA
- a CDS encoding sulfite exporter TauE/SafE family protein has translation MRFFNQWGQFMMAGAGALARWEIDNARHIMGSKKLRIVLGLMLIPIIIGGIALADDIGPMLPDILGGKKAYSPAFYSLGIFLVSIGIGMGAGLITGCIGAGGGFIIAPALMSAGIKGILAVGTDLFHIFAKAIMGSVIHRKLGNVSVPLAAVFLIGAIIGASAGGIINRVLYEINPILSDAFITTVYSFMLGFLGFYSLIDFLRCRKAGNSSCSHGGKTEGAELGGMAKSLQNVKFPPMVSFDHDLTPGGRQISWVFLVLSGILVGLAAGIMGVGGGFLTFPIFVYVLGVSSMTTVGTDIFQIVFTAGFASISQYAIYGFIFYTLAMGMLLGSLLGIQIGALVTKVVPGITIRGFYAMAVLSGFINRIFALPGKLGEMDILPISPALGSILNEIGIWAFFIVIGGFSVWVIGTFLLNIKALKGEEAR, from the coding sequence ATGAGATTCTTCAACCAATGGGGTCAGTTCATGATGGCGGGGGCCGGCGCTCTCGCCAGGTGGGAAATCGACAACGCCCGGCACATTATGGGCAGCAAAAAGCTCAGGATCGTGCTAGGCCTGATGCTCATCCCGATCATCATCGGCGGCATCGCCCTGGCCGACGACATCGGACCGATGCTGCCGGACATTCTGGGCGGCAAAAAGGCATACAGCCCGGCCTTCTACAGCCTGGGCATCTTCCTGGTCTCCATCGGCATCGGCATGGGCGCGGGCCTGATCACCGGCTGCATCGGCGCGGGCGGCGGCTTCATCATCGCCCCGGCGCTCATGAGCGCGGGCATCAAGGGCATCCTGGCGGTCGGCACCGACCTGTTCCACATCTTCGCCAAGGCGATCATGGGCAGCGTCATCCACCGCAAGCTCGGCAACGTCTCGGTCCCGCTGGCGGCCGTCTTCCTCATCGGAGCGATCATCGGCGCGTCGGCTGGCGGCATCATCAACCGCGTCCTCTACGAGATCAACCCGATCTTGAGCGACGCCTTCATCACCACCGTGTATTCCTTCATGCTCGGCTTCCTGGGTTTCTACTCCCTGATCGACTTCCTGCGCTGCCGCAAGGCGGGCAACAGCAGTTGCTCCCACGGCGGCAAGACCGAAGGCGCGGAGCTCGGCGGCATGGCCAAGAGCCTCCAGAACGTCAAGTTCCCCCCCATGGTCTCGTTTGACCATGACCTGACCCCCGGCGGCAGGCAGATATCCTGGGTCTTCCTGGTCCTGTCCGGCATCCTGGTCGGCCTGGCCGCGGGCATCATGGGCGTGGGCGGCGGCTTCCTGACCTTCCCGATCTTCGTATACGTGCTCGGCGTGTCGTCCATGACCACTGTCGGCACCGACATCTTCCAGATCGTCTTCACCGCCGGTTTCGCGTCCATCAGCCAGTACGCCATCTACGGCTTCATCTTCTACACCCTGGCCATGGGCATGCTGCTCGGCTCGCTGCTGGGCATCCAGATCGGCGCCCTGGTCACCAAGGTCGTCCCCGGCATCACCATCCGCGGCTTCTACGCCATGGCCGTGCTTTCCGGTTTTATCAACCGCATCTTCGCCCTGCCGGGCAAGCTTGGCGAGATGGACATACTCCCAATCTCTCCGGCCTTGGGATCAATACTCAACGAGATCGGAATCTGGGCCTTCTTCATCGTCATCGGCGGTTTCTCGGTCTGGGTTATCGGAACGTTCCTGCTTAACATCAAGGCCCTGAAGGGCGAGGAGGCGCGGTAA
- a CDS encoding response regulator — MKTITVLMVDDEADFIAPLSKRLMKRGIRTRLATNGREALAVLADEEVDVTLLDIMMPGMDGIKTLGEIKRLHPCVEVLMLTAHSNSDMVISCLAMGAYDYVMKPADVDELINKIEDAAQRRKRNLGQDDRQGAAVE; from the coding sequence ATGAAGACGATCACGGTGCTCATGGTGGACGACGAAGCGGACTTCATCGCCCCCCTGTCGAAACGGCTCATGAAGCGGGGCATCAGGACGCGTCTGGCCACAAACGGACGCGAGGCACTCGCGGTCCTGGCTGATGAAGAGGTGGACGTCACCCTTCTCGACATCATGATGCCCGGCATGGACGGGATCAAGACGCTCGGGGAGATCAAACGGCTGCATCCATGCGTGGAGGTCTTGATGCTCACGGCGCATTCGAATTCGGACATGGTCATCTCCTGCCTGGCAATGGGCGCGTATGACTATGTCATGAAACCGGCTGACGTGGACGAGCTCATAAACAAGATCGAGGATGCGGCGCAACGCAGGAAACGGAATTTGGGGCAGGATGACCGCCAGGGGGCGGCAGTGGAGTAG
- a CDS encoding response regulator, whose product MSDTPRNIRLLIVDDEKGFTEVLAKRMTRRGIAATTASSGEEAVRLLRGEDFDIAILDLKLEGMDGVEILKIFRLLDPELPVLMLTGHGSESAVKASMRLGAADYLSKPIDFEVLMAKVLRFARSGGSQS is encoded by the coding sequence ATGAGCGACACCCCGAGGAACATCAGGCTCCTCATCGTGGACGATGAGAAAGGCTTCACCGAAGTGCTGGCCAAGCGGATGACCAGACGGGGCATCGCCGCGACCACCGCGTCGAGCGGGGAGGAAGCCGTTCGCCTGCTGCGCGGGGAGGACTTCGACATCGCCATCCTGGACCTCAAGCTCGAAGGCATGGATGGCGTCGAAATCCTGAAGATATTCAGGTTGCTTGACCCTGAACTGCCGGTGCTCATGCTCACAGGGCATGGCAGCGAGTCGGCGGTGAAGGCAAGCATGCGGCTCGGAGCGGCGGACTACCTTTCCAAGCCGATAGACTTCGAGGTGCTGATGGCCAAGGTGTTACGGTTCGCCAGATCCGGGGGGAGCCAGTCATGA
- a CDS encoding response regulator, with the protein MIDATILIVDDESGFVETMEKRLTKRNMTVFTAFNGDEAIQQLEKNPGIEVMVLDVKMPGKDGLTVLQEVKQAFPLVEVIMLTGHATVPSAIEGIQLGAYDYLMKPCSFDVLTEKIKEAVELKRTHEMEAAEARATAIYKRQA; encoded by the coding sequence ATGATTGATGCGACCATCCTCATTGTGGACGATGAATCCGGTTTTGTCGAAACCATGGAAAAGCGTCTGACCAAGAGGAACATGACCGTTTTCACGGCGTTCAACGGCGACGAGGCGATCCAGCAACTTGAAAAGAATCCGGGCATCGAGGTCATGGTTCTGGACGTGAAAATGCCGGGCAAGGACGGGCTGACCGTGCTCCAGGAAGTGAAGCAGGCGTTCCCGCTGGTCGAGGTGATCATGCTCACCGGGCATGCCACCGTCCCCTCGGCCATCGAGGGCATCCAGCTTGGCGCCTACGACTACCTGATGAAGCCGTGCAGCTTTGACGTGCTTACCGAAAAGATCAAGGAAGCGGTGGAACTCAAGCGCACGCACGAGATGGAGGCTGCCGAGGCCAGGGCCACGGCGATATACAAGCGCCAGGCCTGA
- a CDS encoding sensor histidine kinase: protein MPIETQPYGKLSRNLTLMVIAVSFAPLILVGGLIFDQFASIYTEKVYAHLSVVVDKHKESIDTFLTEKQYEVQYLNKAFTYEQLITPEFLELTLKDMQQQYGRIFVDLGVIDSNGRQVAYAGPFDLLGADYSHAEWYRNSRNTPAAISDVFLGLRRSPHFIIAVNNEASGVQWTLRATIDFLAFSNLVENIRIGDTGYAYILNRDGTFQTRPPAIGKQDLTMVSSETLSHPAEQRGVLIQKSQGSDGEEYIVVSASLKGADWRLVYQQTLSDAFSDLIRSERIAIVVFLLGGLGIVVMALFMSRKLVARFRLIDQKTEMMSKQMIEAGKLASIGELAAGIAHEINNPVAIMMEEAGWIGDLLEDEGTEMSCRQEIQRALAQVRTQGVRCKDITHKLLSFARQTDSRVTTVVLPELIEEVVSLSMQQARYAQIDFSLDIDADMPPIEASPTELQQVFLNLINNSIQAMEQDGGTLAISCHQTENEVLISVADTGPGIPEAYLSRIFDPFFTTKPVGKGSGLGLSICFGIIHQMGGTIEVESAVGHGTRFNIRLPLQPSQTTQGGNP, encoded by the coding sequence ATGCCCATCGAGACGCAGCCCTACGGCAAGCTATCCCGCAACCTGACCCTGATGGTCATTGCGGTTTCCTTTGCGCCGCTCATCCTGGTCGGCGGGCTCATCTTCGACCAGTTCGCATCCATATACACGGAGAAGGTCTACGCCCACCTGAGCGTGGTGGTGGACAAGCACAAGGAATCCATCGACACCTTCCTGACCGAGAAGCAGTACGAGGTCCAGTATCTGAACAAGGCGTTCACCTACGAACAGCTGATCACACCCGAATTCCTCGAACTGACCCTCAAGGACATGCAGCAGCAGTATGGCCGCATCTTTGTGGACCTCGGCGTCATCGACAGCAACGGCAGGCAGGTGGCCTATGCCGGGCCGTTCGACCTTCTGGGGGCCGACTACTCCCACGCCGAGTGGTACAGGAACTCCCGCAACACGCCTGCGGCCATCAGCGATGTCTTCCTGGGGCTTCGGCGCTCCCCCCACTTCATCATCGCCGTCAACAACGAAGCGTCCGGAGTCCAGTGGACGCTCAGGGCCACCATAGACTTTCTCGCCTTCAGCAACCTGGTGGAGAACATCCGCATCGGCGACACTGGATATGCCTACATCCTGAACCGCGACGGCACCTTCCAGACAAGACCCCCGGCCATCGGCAAGCAGGATCTGACCATGGTCTCCTCGGAGACGCTCTCGCATCCTGCCGAGCAGCGCGGGGTGCTGATCCAGAAGTCGCAGGGGAGCGACGGCGAAGAATACATCGTGGTCTCCGCCAGCCTCAAGGGGGCAGACTGGAGGCTCGTCTACCAGCAGACTCTCTCCGACGCCTTCTCCGATCTTATCCGCAGCGAGCGGATCGCCATCGTCGTCTTCCTGCTCGGCGGCCTGGGCATCGTGGTCATGGCCCTGTTCATGTCGCGCAAGCTGGTGGCCCGCTTCAGGCTCATCGACCAGAAGACCGAGATGATGAGCAAGCAGATGATCGAGGCGGGCAAGCTGGCCTCCATCGGCGAGCTGGCCGCGGGGATCGCCCACGAGATCAACAACCCGGTGGCCATCATGATGGAGGAGGCCGGGTGGATAGGCGACCTGCTGGAGGACGAGGGAACCGAGATGTCGTGCCGTCAGGAGATCCAGAGGGCCCTGGCCCAGGTCCGCACCCAGGGCGTGCGCTGCAAGGACATCACCCACAAGCTGCTCAGTTTCGCCCGGCAGACCGACTCCCGCGTGACCACCGTCGTCCTGCCAGAGCTCATCGAGGAGGTCGTCAGCCTCTCCATGCAGCAGGCGCGCTACGCCCAGATCGACTTCTCGCTGGACATCGACGCCGACATGCCGCCCATTGAGGCGTCCCCGACCGAGTTGCAGCAGGTCTTTCTCAATCTCATCAACAACTCCATCCAGGCCATGGAACAGGATGGCGGCACCCTGGCCATATCGTGCCACCAGACCGAAAACGAGGTGCTCATCTCGGTGGCCGACACCGGGCCGGGCATCCCCGAAGCCTATCTGAGCAGAATATTCGATCCGTTCTTCACCACCAAGCCGGTGGGCAAGGGCAGCGGCCTCGGACTGTCCATCTGTTTCGGCATCATCCACCAGATGGGCGGAACCATAGAGGTCGAGAGCGCCGTGGGACACGGCACCCGCTTCAACATCCGGCTGCCCTTGCAGCCATCCCAAACAACCCAGGGAGGAAACCCATGA
- a CDS encoding response regulator, which yields MSDIIRVLLVDDEDGFIAALSKRLDRRGMSVSTASGGEEAMALLETESYDVMVLDVKMPRMDGMQVLSMVKSRHPALEVILLTGHADMNCALEALSAGAFDFLIKPVGIELLACRIMAAAKGKSLRGGCAVGDGGVDG from the coding sequence GTGAGTGATATCATACGCGTTCTGCTTGTCGATGACGAAGACGGCTTCATTGCGGCCCTGTCCAAGCGGCTGGACCGCCGGGGCATGTCCGTGTCCACCGCCTCGGGCGGCGAGGAGGCCATGGCCCTGCTGGAAACCGAGTCCTATGATGTCATGGTCCTGGACGTGAAGATGCCCAGGATGGACGGAATGCAGGTGCTCTCCATGGTCAAGAGCCGCCACCCGGCGCTGGAGGTCATCCTGCTCACCGGGCATGCGGACATGAATTGCGCCCTGGAGGCCCTGTCTGCCGGGGCGTTCGATTTTCTGATCAAGCCCGTGGGCATAGAACTGCTGGCATGCCGGATCATGGCGGCGGCAAAGGGCAAGTCCCTGCGGGGCGGATGCGCTGTCGGCGACGGCGGCGTGGACGGCTGA
- a CDS encoding PEP/pyruvate-binding domain-containing protein: MGSRQTRCKGAMMVEGIRRIFRKLELFFADGESPGPEELRESFQVRYHTFKQLINANTQALEAMAEIEEAMQGRISFGFGFVRARTARVTALVYSIIRNLEALAPGRYAALFDSFEIIRGNIQAAMPPVEKHVEGRRVVSLAEIDRNDSGECGTKMAHLGELKNRMGLRVPDGFVVTADACRQFMESGGLREEIDRIIQSAAATEPAQMQMLAASVAQLVMDAEMPPEIGSAITREYEALATRLGHRPNVAVRSSALGEDESGSSYAGQYRSLLNIHSDNLLSSYKEVVAALYGVQAMGYRLKRGLDTPSMCVGFIEMVGAQAGGVVYTRDPMSEHAEAVLISSTWGRPKSVVDGAGLADSFVVDRRTLALRERNIAVKSTCLRSSAQEGVSSDCVPPDKVSAQSLTDGQVEELARTCLRIERQFGYPQDIEFAIDGQGEVVYLQARAVMLTAEPVLRPLPDSAAVLMAGGVRVSGGIAAGKVHHVLKSASALVFEPGGVLVARQPSPDLAVLLPSASALITELGGVAGHLATVAREFQVPALFGLQDALDQIPDGAMVTVDADGRRVLKGVVESLLEPDVGQANLMEGSPVFQTLAAIAEHVTPLHLLDPEGLRFRPENCTTLHDITRFCHEKAVAEMFSFGRSHKFSRYEAKQLHVDGSPKQFWVVNLQDGFVAEPEDKWVELGNIASIPMLAMWKGMNAFSWDGPPAVDGRGFLSVMFEASMNPKLNVTGGGSLAFKNYFMISREFCSLQSRFGFHFCNVEALVGEYAVENYVGFRFFGGAADPGRRRLRVLLVAEVLEGFGFRTMVREDSLAARVEGRDKDFMISRLAVLGHMIMHTRQLDMIMRDLGQARAYKAKLCSQLSELLNNGEYACRT; encoded by the coding sequence ATGGGGTCGCGTCAGACCCGCTGCAAGGGGGCCATGATGGTTGAGGGGATCAGGCGGATTTTCAGAAAGCTGGAGCTGTTCTTTGCCGATGGCGAATCGCCCGGCCCCGAGGAGTTGCGCGAGTCGTTCCAGGTGCGCTACCACACCTTCAAGCAGCTGATCAACGCCAACACCCAGGCCCTTGAGGCCATGGCCGAGATCGAGGAGGCCATGCAGGGGCGGATTTCGTTCGGCTTTGGGTTTGTCCGCGCCCGGACCGCGCGCGTGACCGCGTTGGTCTATTCCATCATTCGCAATCTCGAAGCCCTGGCTCCGGGCCGGTATGCCGCGCTCTTCGACAGTTTCGAGATCATCCGGGGCAATATCCAGGCCGCTATGCCCCCGGTGGAAAAGCATGTCGAGGGGCGGCGGGTCGTGTCCCTGGCCGAGATCGACCGCAACGATTCAGGCGAGTGCGGCACCAAGATGGCCCATCTCGGAGAGCTGAAGAACCGCATGGGATTGCGCGTGCCAGACGGGTTCGTGGTCACAGCCGATGCCTGCCGCCAGTTCATGGAATCGGGCGGACTCAGAGAGGAGATCGACCGGATCATCCAGTCTGCGGCGGCCACGGAGCCAGCCCAGATGCAGATGCTCGCCGCCTCGGTGGCGCAGTTGGTCATGGATGCGGAAATGCCGCCCGAGATCGGCTCGGCCATCACCCGCGAGTATGAGGCCCTGGCAACGCGGCTCGGCCACAGGCCCAATGTGGCGGTCCGCTCGTCGGCTCTGGGCGAGGACGAGTCCGGCTCGTCCTACGCGGGCCAGTACCGGTCCCTGCTCAACATCCACTCCGACAACCTGCTCTCCTCCTACAAGGAGGTCGTGGCCGCCCTCTACGGGGTCCAGGCCATGGGCTACCGGCTCAAGCGGGGGCTTGACACGCCGTCCATGTGCGTGGGTTTCATCGAGATGGTGGGAGCCCAGGCGGGCGGGGTCGTCTATACCCGCGACCCCATGTCGGAACACGCCGAGGCTGTGCTCATCAGCTCCACCTGGGGCCGCCCCAAGTCTGTCGTGGACGGGGCCGGGCTGGCCGACAGCTTCGTGGTGGACCGGCGGACGCTGGCCCTGCGCGAGCGCAACATCGCCGTCAAGAGCACCTGCCTGCGCTCCAGCGCCCAGGAGGGTGTGTCGTCGGACTGCGTGCCGCCGGACAAGGTCTCGGCCCAGTCCCTGACCGACGGACAGGTGGAGGAGCTGGCCCGCACCTGCCTGCGCATCGAGAGGCAGTTCGGCTATCCTCAGGACATTGAATTCGCCATCGACGGGCAGGGAGAGGTCGTCTACCTCCAGGCCCGTGCGGTCATGCTCACGGCAGAGCCGGTCCTCCGCCCGTTGCCCGACTCGGCGGCGGTGCTCATGGCTGGCGGGGTCAGGGTCAGCGGGGGGATTGCCGCGGGCAAGGTCCACCATGTGCTCAAGAGCGCCAGCGCCCTGGTCTTTGAGCCGGGCGGCGTGCTCGTGGCCCGGCAGCCGAGCCCGGATCTGGCCGTGCTGCTCCCCAGCGCCTCGGCCCTGATCACCGAGCTTGGCGGCGTGGCCGGGCATCTGGCCACGGTGGCCCGCGAATTCCAGGTGCCCGCCCTGTTCGGGCTTCAGGACGCACTGGACCAGATCCCGGACGGCGCGATGGTCACGGTTGACGCCGACGGGCGGCGCGTACTCAAGGGAGTGGTGGAGTCGCTGCTCGAACCCGATGTCGGGCAGGCCAACCTCATGGAGGGGAGCCCGGTCTTCCAAACCCTGGCGGCCATCGCCGAGCATGTTACCCCGCTGCACCTGCTGGACCCCGAAGGGCTGCGCTTCCGCCCCGAAAACTGCACCACCCTGCACGACATCACCCGGTTCTGCCATGAGAAGGCCGTGGCCGAGATGTTTTCCTTTGGCCGGTCCCACAAGTTCAGCCGGTACGAGGCCAAGCAGCTCCATGTGGACGGCAGCCCCAAGCAGTTCTGGGTGGTCAATCTCCAGGACGGGTTTGTTGCCGAGCCGGAAGACAAGTGGGTGGAGCTCGGAAACATCGCCTCAATCCCCATGCTCGCCATGTGGAAGGGGATGAACGCCTTTTCCTGGGACGGCCCGCCAGCCGTGGACGGGCGGGGATTCCTCTCGGTCATGTTCGAGGCGTCCATGAACCCCAAGCTGAACGTCACCGGAGGCGGGTCACTGGCCTTCAAGAATTATTTCATGATTTCCAGAGAGTTCTGCTCGCTCCAGTCCCGTTTTGGGTTCCACTTCTGCAATGTGGAGGCGTTGGTCGGCGAGTACGCGGTGGAGAACTACGTGGGATTCCGCTTTTTCGGCGGGGCTGCCGATCCGGGCCGGCGTCGGCTGCGGGTGCTCCTGGTGGCCGAGGTCCTCGAAGGGTTCGGATTCCGGACCATGGTCAGGGAGGACAGCCTCGCGGCCAGGGTGGAGGGCAGGGACAAGGATTTCATGATTTCGCGGCTCGCCGTCCTCGGCCACATGATCATGCACACCCGCCAGCTCGACATGATCATGCGCGACTTGGGCCAGGCCAGGGCGTACAAGGCCAAGCTGTGCAGCCAGCTCTCCGAGCTCCTGAACAACGGCGAGTACGCCTGCCGAACGTGA
- a CDS encoding permease: MIESLVLMATAATAIVLEAAPFLLLGSLIGSLIEVLVPERTLLRVIPRSGVGQVATGIFAGMLLPTCECGIVPVVRRLLLKNVPPRVAIPYMMAAPVVNPVVLGSTLFAFQGDLTVVGLRVLLVIIPAAALGFALGNAGPRSVLRQRPIDLKRFGEAEAELVASHDAHEWGGGCGCDHGAQGAGGKARAVLFHTAAEFISMGRFLVFGAVVAAGFKAFLPPSVLGLFADNPLLAVGGLMLLAIALSICSEADAFVAASFASFPVSAKVAFMAIGPMVDLKLIPLFLTVFNRRVALALIVVPVVTVYVMAAVLAVGGG, from the coding sequence GTGATCGAAAGTCTTGTCCTGATGGCCACGGCAGCCACCGCCATCGTGCTGGAGGCCGCCCCCTTTCTGCTGCTCGGATCGCTCATAGGGTCTCTCATCGAGGTGCTCGTGCCGGAGCGCACCTTATTGCGCGTGATCCCGCGCAGCGGGGTCGGGCAGGTGGCCACCGGAATTTTTGCCGGGATGCTCCTGCCCACCTGCGAGTGCGGCATCGTCCCGGTGGTCCGGCGGCTGCTGCTCAAGAACGTGCCGCCGCGCGTCGCCATCCCCTACATGATGGCTGCCCCGGTGGTGAACCCCGTGGTTCTCGGCTCCACCCTCTTCGCCTTTCAGGGCGACCTGACCGTGGTCGGGCTGCGGGTGCTGCTGGTGATCATTCCGGCGGCGGCCCTGGGGTTTGCCCTGGGCAATGCGGGTCCGCGCTCGGTCCTGCGCCAGCGCCCCATAGACCTCAAGCGGTTCGGCGAGGCCGAGGCGGAACTGGTCGCCAGCCATGACGCCCATGAGTGGGGGGGGGGCTGCGGCTGCGATCACGGCGCGCAGGGCGCGGGCGGAAAAGCCCGGGCGGTCTTGTTCCACACCGCTGCCGAGTTCATATCCATGGGCAGGTTCCTGGTCTTCGGCGCGGTGGTGGCCGCCGGATTCAAGGCTTTCCTGCCGCCCTCGGTGCTCGGCCTGTTTGCCGACAACCCCCTGCTGGCCGTGGGCGGCCTGATGCTCCTGGCCATCGCCCTGTCCATCTGCTCCGAGGCGGACGCCTTTGTGGCCGCGTCTTTCGCCTCGTTCCCGGTATCGGCCAAGGTGGCCTTCATGGCCATCGGCCCCATGGTCGATCTCAAGCTTATTCCGCTGTTCCTGACCGTGTTCAACCGGCGCGTGGCCCTGGCCCTGATCGTGGTGCCCGTGGTCACGGTTTATGTCATGGCCGCGGTGCTGGCCGTGGGAGGGGGGTAG